The stretch of DNA TTGGTACTGTAGATATGGTCAATTTGATAGTGCGAAGGAAACTTTTGAAGTAATAGCCGACTATGAGAGCATGCTAGATCTTTTCATTTGCCACCTCAACCCTAGTGCTATGCGTCGTCTTGCCCAGAAACTGGAAGAAGAAAGCGGAGATCCGGAGTTGAGACGATATTGTGAAAGGATTTTACGAGTACGGTCTACAGGATGGACCCAGGGAATATTTGCTAATTTTGCAGCTGAGAGTATGGTTCCAAAAGGACCAGAATGGGGTGGTGGCAACTGGGAAATCAAGACTCCAACCGACATGAAGAGCATACCTAAGTGGGAGCTTGCTGGAGAAGTAATGCCATATATGAAGAACGAAGATGGAACCATCCCCTCAATAGTAGCTGATCATATTGGTGTATACTTGGGATGTGTCAAAGGTAGAGTTAATGTTGTGGAAATTAAAGAAGACNATAGCGCAAAGGAAACTTTTGAAGTAATAGCCGACTACGAGAGCATGCTAGATCTTTTCATATGCCACCTCAACCCTAGTGCTATGCGTCGTCTTGCCCAGAAATTGGAAGAAGAAAGCGGAGATCCCGAGTTAAGACGATATTGTGAAAGGATTTTACGAGTACGGTCTACAGGATGGACCCAGGGAATTTTTGCTAATTTTGCAGCTGAGAGTATGGTTCCAAAAGGACCAGAATGGGGTGGTGGCAACTGGGAAATCAAGACTCCAACCGACATGAAGAGCATACCTAAGTGGGAGCTTGCTGGGGAAGTAATGCCATATATGAAGAACGAAGATGGAACCATCCCCTCAATAGTAGCTGATCATATTGGTGTATACTTGGGATGTGTCAAAGGTAGAGTTAATGTTGTGGAAATTAAAGAAGACAGCTTAGTTTCTAAACCTGGAGGGCTTAGTTTGTTGGGTAAACCTGTATCGGATAAACCTTTGGCACTTCCTGCTGGTGAATCCAGTTCGTTGATGGGTCTGGAATCCCTTGGAAAACAAAACGTAGCTGATGAACAGGCAAAGGCTGCTGAGGAATTCAAGAAAACAATGTATGGTGCTGCTGGTGATGGCAGCAGCAGTGACGAGGAAGGTGTGCCAAAAACTAAGAAGCTGCAAATTAGAATACGAGAAAAGCCAACATCCACCACTGTGGACGTCAATAAGCTTAAAGAAGCTGCGAAAACGTTTAAACTCGGAGATGGGCTAGGCTTAGGAATGAGTAGAACAAAATCAATTAGTGCTGGATCCCAGGATATGGGTCAGATATTAAGCCAGCCTTCCTCAACAGCTTCAACTACAGCTGCTCCTAGTTCTGCATCTGCTCCTGTTGATCCTTTCGCGATGGGCTCATGGACAcagcaacctcaaccagcttcTCAACCACCTCCATCTGGTGTAGCCGCGCCGATACCGGAAGACTTTTTCCAAAACACAATCCCATCTGTTGAGGTTGCCAAGACATTGCCTCCTCCTGGCACTTACCTTTCGAAAATGGACCAAGCTGCTCAGGCTGCAATAGCTGCACAGGGTGTTCCAAATCAAGCAAATAATACTACAATGCCTGATATTGGGCTTCCCGATGGTGGCGTTCCTCAACAGTATCCTCAACAGGCAAGTCAACAACCGGGTGCTTCATTTCAGACTGTTGGACTTCCTGATGGCGGTGTTCCTCAACAGTATCCTGGTCAGACCCAGGGGCCAACCCAGGTTCCGGTTTCTACACAGCCTCTTGACCTGAGCGTTCTTGGAGTTCCAAATACCGGTGATTCTGGGAAGCCTCCTGGACAGCCTCAATCGCCCCCTGCATCAGTTCGTCCTGGACAGGTAAATGTGTATTTGATTTATCCTATGTGTTTGCATGCCACTCAACTTGCTAATGTTCTGAAATCACATATCTAGATAAAATTCGACACATAAATCTCACTGTTGCTTTCTTCCCTATGATTACTACTCTCCTTAGGTTCCACGTGGAGCTGCAGCTCCGATATGTTTCAAGACTGGACTTGCCCATCTTGAACAAAACCAGCTTCCAGATGCACTGTCTTGCTTCGACGAAGCATTCTTGGCTCTGGCTAAAGATCAATCACGTGGAGCGGATATCAAAGCCCAAGCCACTATTTGTGCACAATACAAGATAGCCGTAACTCTCCTTCGGGTAACCAAATCTCATATATCTCCCGTCTTAATAGAAAGTAAAAGATTCTGCTCGAAAAGATAGAATCATCTTATCAATGTTTCTTTCTCCTCTCCCCATTTGCAGGAAATCTTGAGGCTACAAAGAGTCCAAGGCGCGAGCGCATTAAGCGCAAAGGACGAAATGGCTAGACTTTCAAGGCATCTTGCTTCCCTGCCACTACTAGCAAAGCACCGCATAAACTGCATACGCACTGCAATCAAAAGAAACATGGAAGTCCAAAACTATGGCTACTCAAAGCAGATGCTGGAACTTCTTTTATCAAAGGCACCAGCGAGCAAGCAAGAAGAACTAAGAGGACTAGTCGATCTCTGTGTCCAGAGAGGCACATCGAACAAATCTATCGACCCGCTCGAAGATCCTTCTCAGTTATGCTCAGCTACGCTCAGCAGGTTATCAACTATTGGATACGATGTTTGTGATCTATGTGGTGCAAAGTTTGCTGCTCTTTCTTCACCCGGTTGTATCATTTGTGGTATGGGAAGCATTAAACGGTCTGATGCGCTCGCTGGACCGGCACCTGTATCCACACCGTTTGGCTAAAGGTTATAGACGTTATCACAGTTGGTTCAATTAACATCAAGCAAATTTTAAACTAGTTACATGTAAGAACATTCATCGATTTTGTGAGGTTTGTTTTCGGTTTATTTGTGTgtatatgatttgattatttgtaTCTGTTTATTTTCCGTACGTGGCTAATACAATTTGTAACGTCACTCTTCTTTGCCCACCATTTGTTTAATTTAAGTCGACACTGCAACACCCACTTAAATTTTTCTAGGCCTTCTCAGTGGCGTGATATGTAAGTTAGTATTAAACACCTTAATTTTTAGATAGCAGTGGTATCAAGCTCTACACAACGTAGTATCCCAAGGTAAAGATTCGAGCGACAAATGCATCTTAGGTTTCATGTGGACATGGATAGTTGATATATATTCCCCCAATTTTATGAATtagcaaacaaaaagaacaaagctGTTTTCCCCTAATATGGAAATCTTTAGACCTTGCTTGACAACAACcacaaaaatggaaatatttaGACCTTAAatctttagtttttgttgtCCCTATAACTCTTATCTAATTGTGTAAAAATTTGAACGTATGTACTTATTGAGAGACATAATATACACGTGCTTTTGAATTCTAATTTACCTCATGTCATtataattaaccatatatactGACATTGCGGACAATCTAAATAAGTATtacaaatcataattaattaataaataatatcaaaatggaaacttatatatatatgatagaaaGAGTTTCAGATGGTACGAAACAAGTATTAACCTTAATTTTATTCATGATCTAGAATTATGAATCTATCAATCATAAAGTATTACAAATGGTATAATATGgtatacaataattttaaaaaatacatactGTAAAACAATGTATTAAATAAAGCTATAAACTATTAAACCTTTTCTAAGCTGTAGGTTCATCGTTCTTGACAGCATGACCAATCCCGGGGCTATGTCCTGGTGTTGTGGGTTTGAAGTCATCTCCTTTCTTATGTCCCATCCCGGGACTGTTTCCTGGAGAAGTAGGTGCGAAATCATCCGTTGTTCCAGTTTTGAAATGATCTTGACCGTTGGCTTTCTTCAATCGTCTTTCTTCCGTGGGTGCGAAGTCATCTTTAGACCCCTTAACATTCCCATTTCCTCTCTTGTGGCCGATCCCAGGACTGTTTCCGGGAGAAGTCGGTGCAAAATCGTCCGTAGATCCTGTTTTGAAGTGAGTCTGACCGTTGGTTCCTTCCGTGTGTTTGAAGTCATCTTTAAACTTTTCAACTTTGGCGTTTCCTTTTTTATGCCCCACCCCGGGGCTGTGTCCTGGGGAAGTAGGCGCGAAATCGTCTGTTGATCCGGTTTTTAAATGAACTTCACCGTTCGTTTTCTGCAACTTTCTTCCTTCCGTGGGCTTGAAGTCATCTTGAAACCCTTCAACATTGGTATTACCTTTTTTATGTCGCACACCAAGGCTGCTTCCTGGAGAAGTAGGCACGAATTTTTCTGTAGATCCAGCTTTAGAATGATCttgatcttttgttttcctCAACTTTCTTGCTTCAGTGGTGGTTGCTGTTTGGGCAAATACCATCGAGATCACGAGAATGGTCACACTGATAGTGAGTAGTttcatgttgttgttctttttgtGGATTTCGAAATAAGGTTTAAGAGCTTGTATATATGAGTAGTCTGTGCTGAAATTTGGAGTAAGAATGCCCCATAAGAGATTGTATTTATAGTGCCATGAGATTGCTATGTTGCTgttcattaaattaaaaatgtgtGCACAATGGCCACATTGATTGATTTTGGACCGTCTGTCTATCAATTTAATAGTATTGATAATACTACAAAGTAgtcatataataatatcaagACCGTCAATTTGAAGGGCTTTGTTCTAAATGAAATAATGTTCGAATACTCACAAATTTGGTTTtcagttccaaaaaaaaaagaatgtcacgtttatattttttatgaaattatacctttcttgtttatctaaaaataaatttaaagagatgataattttttttttattgttgataTCAATgtaaaatttcatcaaaatgGAAGAGATGATaacttgatgatgattttttaaaaaaattattagcaaTCGATCAACGTTCGTATATATGTCGACATTACTAGCATCTAGCTACTTTGACATAGTTCGTTATTGAATTCTCCATTTTCACATGCAATGATGCAAATAGTATAAAATCTATTCAAACACATTAATAACAAGTGGGCACGCATTTTTATTTCGTTGCTCGTGGTTAAATGTAAACAGAAATGCTATAATAGACTACCAATGGACGATCAATATAGCCTGTGTAAAGGAGATTCCAATATATTGGTAGATTGCTATTTTTGTTGAAGGtgaaaataatatacaatatttCAAAGTCGGTCCTAAACCTCCCGTAGTGCTCCATTGTTGAATATACAACACATATTTGTATTccgaaagttttttttaacgATGGAAATAACTACATTtggtttgaaatttttaaaatagtatttgaATTAATCGGTTCATTGTTTAACATGAAATCAAAGGCTAAGAAGAGCCGCCCTTTAGCCACCACAGAAATGTATATTTCAAACGAAAGACTATTTTAATATCACACGAGTTTAAAGAACACTAATGATTTgacaaaagatatttttaattgacctttctcttcttttaaaagTCGAATGTGAAatgtaaaaatactaaatagGATTCTAAGCAtgttgactatatatattgcataatgttgagatttctatttatatataatactttttacATAATACGCATAAGAAGATGATCTCAGTCACAAATATAGAGATCTTCCACTACCCCATGAAAAAGGTTGGCTA from Camelina sativa cultivar DH55 chromosome 9, Cs, whole genome shotgun sequence encodes:
- the LOC104715520 gene encoding uncharacterized protein LOC104715520 produces the protein MKLLTISVTILVISMVFAQTATTTEARKLRKTKDQDHSKAGSTEKFVPTSPGSSLGVRHKKGNTNVEGFQDDFKPTEGRKLQKTNGEVHLKTGSTDDFAPTSPGHSPGVGHKKGNAKVEKFKDDFKHTEGTNGQTHFKTGSTDDFAPTSPGNSPGIGHKRGNGNVKGSKDDFAPTEERRLKKANGQDHFKTGTTDDFAPTSPGNSPGMGHKKGDDFKPTTPGHSPGIGHAVKNDEPTA